A DNA window from Phragmites australis chromosome 11, lpPhrAust1.1, whole genome shotgun sequence contains the following coding sequences:
- the LOC133883843 gene encoding histone H4 — protein sequence MSGRGKGGKGLGKGGAKRHRKVLRDNIQGITKPAIRRLARRGGVKRISGLIYEETRGVLKIFLENVIRDAVTYTEHARRKTVTAMDVVYALKRQGRTLYGFGG from the coding sequence ATGTCGGGGCGCGGCAAAGGAGGCAAGGGGCTCGGGAAGGGCGGCGCGAAGCGTCATCGGAAGGTGCTGCGCGATAACATCCAGGGCATCACCAAGCCGGCGATCCGGCGGCTGGCGAGGAGGGGCGGCGTGAAGCGCATCTCGGGGCTCATCTACGAGGAGACCCGCGGCGTGCTCAAGATCTTCCTCGAGAACGTCATCCGCGACGCCGTCACCTACACCGAGCACGCGCGCCGCAAGACCGTCACCGCCATGGACGTCGTCTACGCTCTCAAGCGCCAGGGCCGCACCCTCTACGGCTTCGGCGGCTAG
- the LOC133885144 gene encoding cytochrome b561 and DOMON domain-containing protein At5g47530-like yields the protein MAGAAHHPSPNNMFISLLFLAAITCSSFSPSNAQSCASYTFSSNQLYASCASLPQLGATLHYNYTADTNTVAVAFRAPQSKAGWVAWGLNPNGTGMVGSQAVVAFQHSNGSLVAYPTLLDSYVPSMAPAAPKNLGLPVSDVAAEHVNGKEMVVYATVALPGKGSKFNHVWQQGTSVVNDVPAAHPTTGDNILSTGTIDFSD from the coding sequence ATGGCAGGTGCTGCTCATCATCCCTCTCCTAACAACATGTTCATCTCCCTCCTCTTCCTTGCAGCCATCACCTGCTCCTCCTTTTCTCCCAGCAACGCGCAATCTTGcgcaagctacaccttctcgaGCAACCAGCTCTACGCCTCGTGCGCCAGCCTGCCGCAGCTCGGCGCCACGCTGCACTACAACTACACGGCCGACACCAACACCGTGGCCGTCGCTTTCCGCGCGCCGCAGAGCAAGGCCGGGTGGGTCGCGTGGGGGCTCAACCCCAACGGGACCGGCATGGTCGGGTCGCAGGCCGTCGTGGCTTTCCAGCACTCCAACGGCAGCCTCGTCGCGTACCCGACATTGCTCGACAGCTACGTGCCGTCGATGGCGCCGGCTGCACCCAAGAACCTGGGCTTGCCGGTGTCGGACGTGGCGGCGGAGCACGTCAACGGCAAGGAGATGGTGGTGTACGCGACGGTGGCGTTGCCGGGGAAGGGGAGCAAGTTCAACCACGTCTGGCAGCAGGGGACCTCGGTGGTGAACGATGTGCCAGCGGCACACCCCACCACCGGGGACAACATCCTCTCCACGGGCACCATCGATTTCAGCGACTGA
- the LOC133884471 gene encoding uncharacterized protein LOC133884471 isoform X2 gives MSAPGAEWAVGFPAEHGLARAASSVPRDGFLSRAGYADFSTGFDDPQLPPLRLRASCGSDALASPGSSSSSDTFVSMRSTPSGMLNPYGLWSPPRAPSEASSSEMEFSTAREYDTTDLFFGKNWLYDDLLFHGKPERDCGEGDDKFIVGPDVSSRGSEMRELGDGGGRRHVHRDGNADSDRCADVNTCSCCYGERKNCDEFVRNYCSAVYGRYQIMDDQTELLDECVAETFRFTLTEDGDAELKGNPLIDPRKGEDEGLDLSALEKELQMLSPYSADIDALENPGLEHDFRGNEKLDICMVTNEEIADGEEFLKDSYIVNPYPESGDPEDVYRVEDFGAADTDVENPTAHKFQEDPKIDPALSKFHQEYEVFELKVFHRKNRTGFEENKEFPIVINSVVAGRYRVTEYLGSAAFSKVVRAHDLRAGVDVCLKIIKNDKDFFDQSLDEIKLLKFVNKYDPEDEHHILRLNDYFYYQKYNQESGDEVYFSLPRIQAIAQQCLEALVYLHHLNIVHCDLKPENILLKSYSRCEIKVIDLGSSCFLSDNLTLYVQSRSYRAPEVILGLPYDQKIDVWSLGCILAELYTGEVLFPNESVPIILARMIGTIGPIDMEMLAVGQETQKYFTNDYDLFHKNEETDQLEYLIPEKSSLRRHLHCPDKKFVDFLSYLLQINPRKRPTASEALQHRWLSLAYR, from the exons ATGTCGGCGCCTGGCGCGGAGTGGGCCGTGGGCTTCCCCGCCGAACACGGCCTCGCGCGCGCAGCCTCTTCCGTGCCCCGTGATGGCTTTCTCTCGCGCGCCGGGTACGCTGACTTCTCCACCGGCTTCGATGATCCCCAACTCCCGCCGCTGCGGCTCCGCGCCTCGTGCGGCAGCGACGCGCTCGCGAGCCCTggctccagctcctcctccgACACCTTCGTCAGCATGCGCTCGACGCCCTCAG GAATGCTGAATCCGTACGGGCTGTGgtcgccgccgcgcgcgccgtCTGAGGCGTCGTCGTCGGAGATGGAGTTCAGCACGGCGCGCGAGTACGACACCACCGACCTCTTCTTCGGTAAAAACTGGCTCTACGACGACCTCCTGTTCCACGGCAAGCCCGAGAGAGACTGCGGCGAAGGGGACGACAAGTTCATTGTTGGTCCTGACGTCAGCTCGCGGGGGAGTGAGATGCGGGAGCTTGGCGATGGCGGCGGGCGTCGGCACGTTCATAGAGACGGCAATGCCGACTCTGATCGATGCGCAGATGTTAACACGTGCTCTTGCTGCTACGGGGAAAGGAAGAATTGTGACGAATTCGTGAGAAATTATTGCTCCGCTGTTTATGGAAGGTATCAGATCATGGACGACCAGACGGAGTTGCTGGATGAGTGTGTTGCAGAAACGTTCCGGTTCACGCTGACCGAGGATGGTGATGCCGAGCTCAAGGGcaatccattaattgatcccaGAAAAGGAGAGGACGAGGGGTTAGATCTTAGTGCTTTGGAGAAGGAGCTTCAAATGCTTAGTCCGTACTCGGCTGATATAGATGCTCTTGAGA ACCCTGGGCTTGAACATGACTTCAGAGGCAATGAGAAACTAGATATTTGCATGGTAACGAATGAGGAAATTGCTGATGGCGAAGAATTTCTAAAAGACAGCTACATTGTAAATCCTTACCCTGAGAGTGGTGATCCTGAAGATGTTTACAGGGTGGAAGACTTCGGGGCAGCAGATACAGATGTTGAAAACCCTACTGCTCATAAATTTCAGGAAGATCCGAAAATTGATCCTGCACTCTCTAAGTTTCATCAGGAGTATGAGGTATTTGAACTGAAAGTTTTCCACCGGAAGAACAG GACTGGCTTCGAGGAAAACAAAGAGTTCCCTATTGTCATAAATTCGGTTGTAGCCGGAAGATATCGTGTCACTGAGTATCTTGGCTCTGCTGCATTCAGCAAGGTTGTAAGGGCACACGATCTTCGTGCAGGAGTTGATGTATGccttaaaataataaaaaatgacaAGGATTTCTTTGACCAGAGCTTGGATGAGATAAAGCTCCTTAAGTTTGTCAATAAATACGATCCGGAAGATGAGCATCATATACTACGTCTCAATGATTATTTCTACTATCAG AAATATAACCAGGAATCTGGTGATGAGGTGTACTTTTCATTGCCCAGAATACAG GCTATAGCTCAACAATGCTTGGAGGCTTTGGTGTAtttgcatcatttaaatatAGTTCACTGTGACCTGAAACCAGAGAATATCCTTCTGAAGAGCTACAGCAGATGTGAAATTAAGGTTATTGATCTtggaagcagttgcttcttGTCAGACAACTTAACCTTATATGTTCAATCACGTTCTTACCGAGCTCCTGAGGTCATCCTAGGTTTGCCATATGATCAGAAAATTGATGTTTGGTCTCTTGGCTGCATCTTGGCTGAACTGTACACTGGTGAA GTACTCTTTCCTAATGAATCTGTGCCAATTATTCTTGCTCGTATGATTGGGACAATTGGTCCAATAGACATGGAAATGCTTGCAGTGGGACAGGAGACCCAGAAGTATTTCACAAATGACTATGACCTTTTCCACAAGAACGAG GAGACAGATCAGTTGGAGTATTTGATCCCTGAGAAATCCTCTTTGCGGCGCCACTTGCATTGTCCCGACAAGAAGTTTGTTGATTTTCTGTCTTACCTACTGCAAATAAATCCCAGAAAGAGACCAACGGCCAGTGAAGCGTTGCAGCACCGATGGCTGTCGTTAGCATATCGTTGA
- the LOC133884471 gene encoding shaggy-related protein kinase theta-like isoform X1: MSAPGAEWAVGFPAEHGLARAASSVPRDGFLSRAGYADFSTGFDDPQLPPLRLRASCGSDALASPGSSSSSDTFVSMRSTPSGMLNPYGLWSPPRAPSEASSSEMEFSTAREYDTTDLFFGKNWLYDDLLFHGKPERDCGEGDDKFIVGPDVSSRGSEMRELGDGGGRRHVHRDGNADSDRCADVNTCSCCYGERKNCDEFVRNYCSAVYGRYQIMDDQTELLDECVAETFRFTLTEDGDAELKGNPLIDPRKGEDEGLDLSALEKELQMLSPYSADIDALENPGLEHDFRGNEKLDICMVTNEEIADGEEFLKDSYIVNPYPESGDPEDVYRVEDFGAADTDVENPTAHKFQEDPKIDPALSKFHQEYEVFELKVFHRKNRTGFEENKEFPIVINSVVAGRYRVTEYLGSAAFSKVVRAHDLRAGVDVCLKIIKNDKDFFDQSLDEIKLLKFVNKYDPEDEHHILRLNDYFYYQEHLFIVTELLRANLYEFQKYNQESGDEVYFSLPRIQAIAQQCLEALVYLHHLNIVHCDLKPENILLKSYSRCEIKVIDLGSSCFLSDNLTLYVQSRSYRAPEVILGLPYDQKIDVWSLGCILAELYTGEVLFPNESVPIILARMIGTIGPIDMEMLAVGQETQKYFTNDYDLFHKNEETDQLEYLIPEKSSLRRHLHCPDKKFVDFLSYLLQINPRKRPTASEALQHRWLSLAYR; the protein is encoded by the exons ATGTCGGCGCCTGGCGCGGAGTGGGCCGTGGGCTTCCCCGCCGAACACGGCCTCGCGCGCGCAGCCTCTTCCGTGCCCCGTGATGGCTTTCTCTCGCGCGCCGGGTACGCTGACTTCTCCACCGGCTTCGATGATCCCCAACTCCCGCCGCTGCGGCTCCGCGCCTCGTGCGGCAGCGACGCGCTCGCGAGCCCTggctccagctcctcctccgACACCTTCGTCAGCATGCGCTCGACGCCCTCAG GAATGCTGAATCCGTACGGGCTGTGgtcgccgccgcgcgcgccgtCTGAGGCGTCGTCGTCGGAGATGGAGTTCAGCACGGCGCGCGAGTACGACACCACCGACCTCTTCTTCGGTAAAAACTGGCTCTACGACGACCTCCTGTTCCACGGCAAGCCCGAGAGAGACTGCGGCGAAGGGGACGACAAGTTCATTGTTGGTCCTGACGTCAGCTCGCGGGGGAGTGAGATGCGGGAGCTTGGCGATGGCGGCGGGCGTCGGCACGTTCATAGAGACGGCAATGCCGACTCTGATCGATGCGCAGATGTTAACACGTGCTCTTGCTGCTACGGGGAAAGGAAGAATTGTGACGAATTCGTGAGAAATTATTGCTCCGCTGTTTATGGAAGGTATCAGATCATGGACGACCAGACGGAGTTGCTGGATGAGTGTGTTGCAGAAACGTTCCGGTTCACGCTGACCGAGGATGGTGATGCCGAGCTCAAGGGcaatccattaattgatcccaGAAAAGGAGAGGACGAGGGGTTAGATCTTAGTGCTTTGGAGAAGGAGCTTCAAATGCTTAGTCCGTACTCGGCTGATATAGATGCTCTTGAGA ACCCTGGGCTTGAACATGACTTCAGAGGCAATGAGAAACTAGATATTTGCATGGTAACGAATGAGGAAATTGCTGATGGCGAAGAATTTCTAAAAGACAGCTACATTGTAAATCCTTACCCTGAGAGTGGTGATCCTGAAGATGTTTACAGGGTGGAAGACTTCGGGGCAGCAGATACAGATGTTGAAAACCCTACTGCTCATAAATTTCAGGAAGATCCGAAAATTGATCCTGCACTCTCTAAGTTTCATCAGGAGTATGAGGTATTTGAACTGAAAGTTTTCCACCGGAAGAACAG GACTGGCTTCGAGGAAAACAAAGAGTTCCCTATTGTCATAAATTCGGTTGTAGCCGGAAGATATCGTGTCACTGAGTATCTTGGCTCTGCTGCATTCAGCAAGGTTGTAAGGGCACACGATCTTCGTGCAGGAGTTGATGTATGccttaaaataataaaaaatgacaAGGATTTCTTTGACCAGAGCTTGGATGAGATAAAGCTCCTTAAGTTTGTCAATAAATACGATCCGGAAGATGAGCATCATATACTACGTCTCAATGATTATTTCTACTATCAG GAACATCTCTTCATTGTAACTGAATTACTGCGCGCTAATCTTTACGAATTTCAGAAATATAACCAGGAATCTGGTGATGAGGTGTACTTTTCATTGCCCAGAATACAG GCTATAGCTCAACAATGCTTGGAGGCTTTGGTGTAtttgcatcatttaaatatAGTTCACTGTGACCTGAAACCAGAGAATATCCTTCTGAAGAGCTACAGCAGATGTGAAATTAAGGTTATTGATCTtggaagcagttgcttcttGTCAGACAACTTAACCTTATATGTTCAATCACGTTCTTACCGAGCTCCTGAGGTCATCCTAGGTTTGCCATATGATCAGAAAATTGATGTTTGGTCTCTTGGCTGCATCTTGGCTGAACTGTACACTGGTGAA GTACTCTTTCCTAATGAATCTGTGCCAATTATTCTTGCTCGTATGATTGGGACAATTGGTCCAATAGACATGGAAATGCTTGCAGTGGGACAGGAGACCCAGAAGTATTTCACAAATGACTATGACCTTTTCCACAAGAACGAG GAGACAGATCAGTTGGAGTATTTGATCCCTGAGAAATCCTCTTTGCGGCGCCACTTGCATTGTCCCGACAAGAAGTTTGTTGATTTTCTGTCTTACCTACTGCAAATAAATCCCAGAAAGAGACCAACGGCCAGTGAAGCGTTGCAGCACCGATGGCTGTCGTTAGCATATCGTTGA
- the LOC133884471 gene encoding uncharacterized protein LOC133884471 isoform X3 yields the protein MSAPGAEWAVGFPAEHGLARAASSVPRDGFLSRAGYADFSTGFDDPQLPPLRLRASCGSDALASPGSSSSSDTFVSMRSTPSGMLNPYGLWSPPRAPSEASSSEMEFSTAREYDTTDLFFGKNWLYDDLLFHGKPERDCGEGDDKFIVGPDVSSRGSEMRELGDGGGRRHVHRDGNADSDRCADVNTCSCCYGERKNCDEFVRNYCSAVYGRYQIMDDQTELLDECVAETFRFTLTEDGDAELKGNPLIDPRKGEDEGLDLSALEKELQMLSPYSADIDALENPGLEHDFRGNEKLDICMVTNEEIADGEEFLKDSYIVNPYPESGDPEDVYRVEDFGAADTDVENPTAHKFQEDPKIDPALSKFHQEYEVFELKVFHRKNRTGFEENKEFPIVINSVVAGRYRVTEYLGSAAFSKVVRAHDLRAGVDVCLKIIKNDKDFFDQSLDEIKLLKFVNKYDPEDEHHILRLNDYFYYQEHLFIVTELLRANLYEFQKYNQESGDEVYFSLPRIQAIAQQCLEALVYLHHLNIVHCDLKPENILLKSYSRCEIKVIDLGSSCFLSDNLTLYVQSRSYRAPEVILGLPYDQKIDVWSLGCILAELYTGENAYTGGWGNTVISSLLI from the exons ATGTCGGCGCCTGGCGCGGAGTGGGCCGTGGGCTTCCCCGCCGAACACGGCCTCGCGCGCGCAGCCTCTTCCGTGCCCCGTGATGGCTTTCTCTCGCGCGCCGGGTACGCTGACTTCTCCACCGGCTTCGATGATCCCCAACTCCCGCCGCTGCGGCTCCGCGCCTCGTGCGGCAGCGACGCGCTCGCGAGCCCTggctccagctcctcctccgACACCTTCGTCAGCATGCGCTCGACGCCCTCAG GAATGCTGAATCCGTACGGGCTGTGgtcgccgccgcgcgcgccgtCTGAGGCGTCGTCGTCGGAGATGGAGTTCAGCACGGCGCGCGAGTACGACACCACCGACCTCTTCTTCGGTAAAAACTGGCTCTACGACGACCTCCTGTTCCACGGCAAGCCCGAGAGAGACTGCGGCGAAGGGGACGACAAGTTCATTGTTGGTCCTGACGTCAGCTCGCGGGGGAGTGAGATGCGGGAGCTTGGCGATGGCGGCGGGCGTCGGCACGTTCATAGAGACGGCAATGCCGACTCTGATCGATGCGCAGATGTTAACACGTGCTCTTGCTGCTACGGGGAAAGGAAGAATTGTGACGAATTCGTGAGAAATTATTGCTCCGCTGTTTATGGAAGGTATCAGATCATGGACGACCAGACGGAGTTGCTGGATGAGTGTGTTGCAGAAACGTTCCGGTTCACGCTGACCGAGGATGGTGATGCCGAGCTCAAGGGcaatccattaattgatcccaGAAAAGGAGAGGACGAGGGGTTAGATCTTAGTGCTTTGGAGAAGGAGCTTCAAATGCTTAGTCCGTACTCGGCTGATATAGATGCTCTTGAGA ACCCTGGGCTTGAACATGACTTCAGAGGCAATGAGAAACTAGATATTTGCATGGTAACGAATGAGGAAATTGCTGATGGCGAAGAATTTCTAAAAGACAGCTACATTGTAAATCCTTACCCTGAGAGTGGTGATCCTGAAGATGTTTACAGGGTGGAAGACTTCGGGGCAGCAGATACAGATGTTGAAAACCCTACTGCTCATAAATTTCAGGAAGATCCGAAAATTGATCCTGCACTCTCTAAGTTTCATCAGGAGTATGAGGTATTTGAACTGAAAGTTTTCCACCGGAAGAACAG GACTGGCTTCGAGGAAAACAAAGAGTTCCCTATTGTCATAAATTCGGTTGTAGCCGGAAGATATCGTGTCACTGAGTATCTTGGCTCTGCTGCATTCAGCAAGGTTGTAAGGGCACACGATCTTCGTGCAGGAGTTGATGTATGccttaaaataataaaaaatgacaAGGATTTCTTTGACCAGAGCTTGGATGAGATAAAGCTCCTTAAGTTTGTCAATAAATACGATCCGGAAGATGAGCATCATATACTACGTCTCAATGATTATTTCTACTATCAG GAACATCTCTTCATTGTAACTGAATTACTGCGCGCTAATCTTTACGAATTTCAGAAATATAACCAGGAATCTGGTGATGAGGTGTACTTTTCATTGCCCAGAATACAG GCTATAGCTCAACAATGCTTGGAGGCTTTGGTGTAtttgcatcatttaaatatAGTTCACTGTGACCTGAAACCAGAGAATATCCTTCTGAAGAGCTACAGCAGATGTGAAATTAAGGTTATTGATCTtggaagcagttgcttcttGTCAGACAACTTAACCTTATATGTTCAATCACGTTCTTACCGAGCTCCTGAGGTCATCCTAGGTTTGCCATATGATCAGAAAATTGATGTTTGGTCTCTTGGCTGCATCTTGGCTGAACTGTACACTGGTGAA AATGCATATACTGGGGGTTGGGGAAACACGGTGATATCGTCTCTGTTGATTTAG